From the Mycobacterium sp. DL592 genome, the window GGACGTCGAGCAGGTCGCGGTCGCTCTTGTCCTTGGGCGGGTTGGCGATCCGCTGGTCCATGACGCCCTGCACCAGCTCGACCAGTCCCGCGCGGGCTTCGTCGCGGATGCGGAAGCTCTCGATGTCCAGGTACGGGTCCACGTAGCAGAGCGGGTCGGTGCCCCGCTCGAGCAGGTGGTAGTAGTTGGCGAAACGCGAGTCCAGCTGGTTGCGGAACTTCGGTCCGATGAGGCAGGCCGTGGAGGTGTAGATGGTCAGCTCTGCGAAGAACTCGAGCAGGTCGATTTCGCCGGAGTCGCCCCAGTTTTCGATCATCTTGCGCACTTCGCGCTCGATCGTGACAGCGTGGCCCTTCATGTGGTCGCCGCGCAGTGCGGTGTTGTGCAGCATCTCCGCGCGACGCTCGGGGCTGGCGTCGAACACGACACCCTCACCGAAGATCGGCGTCATGAAGGGGTAGGCCTCGGCCTGGTCGAGATCCTCGTCGGAGGACCGGAAGAAGAACTCGTTGGCCTCGGCACCGGTCAGCAGGATGACCTTCTTGCCGGCCAGCTGGAACCAGCCCACGTCTCCGCACTCCTCGCGGATCCGCTTCATCAGGCCGATCGGGTCGGTGCGGAACTCCTCGAGGTGGCCGTGTTCCTCCTCGCCGCCCGAAACCCGCCTTACTTCTTTCAGAGAGCTGGTCACGATTCCTCCCGATACTTCAGTTGTTGACGTTCTTTGGGCGCGTCGGACAACGGCGCCTCCGGCTGCACTTCGATCGACACGATGAACCCGCCGCGCGGGGTCTCGGCGACGAAGGAGATCGCGCGGGCCAGATCGGCTGCGCGCAGGAAGTAATCGTGGCGGGCTTGGCCCCACTTGGCCCAGTCCTCCAGCGCCGGGCCGATCAGCTCGCCCGGGAGGCTCCAGCCCATCGAGGTCTTGGTCGGGCCGGGGTGGACGATCGACGCACGGACGCCGGTGCCCTCCAGCTCCATCTGCAGGTTGGTCACCATCGCCACCAGACCGGCCTTGGCCGCGCCGTAGGCGCCCATATGCGGGCGCTGCCGCAGCGACACGTCGGAACCGACGAAGATGACGTCACCGCGCTGCCGGTCGATCATTCCGGGTAGCACCGCATTCGCCAGGCGGAAGGCACCGACGAGGTGGATCTGCAGCTGGGAATCGAAATCGTCGGGGCTGATCTCGTAGAGCCGGCCGAAGTAGGTGTCACCGGCGCCGGCCACGAGCACCTCGATCTCACCGAGTGCCTCGGTGGCTCCGTGCACGAATCCCTTGACGGAGTCGGCGTCGGTGACGTCGAGCGGAAGTGCCACGGCCTCACCGCCGTTCGAGCGGATCTGGTCGACGAGCTCCTGGCACTTCTCGACACGGCGGGCGCCGAGGGCGACCGGGAAGCCGCGCGAGGCCAACTCGAGTGCGGTCGCCGCGCCGATGCCGGACGATGCGCCGGCGACGAGAGCCGGCCGGCGGGCTGGGTTCGGTTCGAAACGGGGCATCAGGCCTTCTTCACGGTGATCGGCACGTTCGCGAAACCGCGGACGTTGCTGGAGTGGACACGGACCGCATTGGCTTCGTCGATCTCGTAGGAGCGGATGCGTTTGAAGAACTCCTCCAACGCCATCCGGGCCTCCATCCGGGCCAGGTGCGCGCCGAGGCAGAAGTGCGCGCCGGAACCGAAACTGAGCAGCTTGGAACCGATGTCGCGGCCGATGTGGAAGGCGTCGGGTTCGTCGAATACCCGCTCGTCACGATGGGCGGCACCCGGTACCAGCAACAGCACGTCACCGTCATGCAGGGTGGTGCCGTAGTACTCGATGTCCTTGACGACCGTGCGGGCCAGGATCTGGCTGGAGGTGTCGTAGCGCAGTGTCTCCTCCACCCACAGCGGAACCCGCGAGTGGTCGGCGTGGACGGTAGCCAGCTGATCGGGGTTCTTCCAGCCCCAGAAAGCGGCATTGCCAAGCAGTTTGGTGGTGGTCTCGTTGCCGGCGACGACCATCAGGAACAGGAACGCCATGATCTCGTCGTCGGTCAGTCGGTCGCCGTCGATCTCGGCTTCGATCAGGGCTGTCGTCAGATCGTCGTGCGGCTTCTTACGGCGCTGGGCCACCATGTCGGCGTAGTAGACGAACAGGTTGATCGAGGCCTCGATGGCGGCGGGGGGGACGTCGGCCACCCCGTCGTCGCGGTGCATCACGCCGTCGGCCAGCGCACGCAGGTGCTGACGGTCCTCCTTGGGCACCCCGACGAGCTCCGAGATCACGTCCATCGGCAGCTTGCCGGCGAATTCGGTGATGAAGTCGAAGCTTTCGCTCTCCAGGGCGGCGTCGAGGTGCTCGGTGGTCAGTTGCAGCACGCGGGGCTCGAGCTCGCGGATACGCCGCGGCGTGAACCCTTTGGACACCAGGGTGCGCAGGCGCAGGTGGGCGGGGTCGTCCATGGCCAGAAACGACATGGTGCGGTGCGCTTCAGGCGTGCGGGAGATCGGGTCGAGTGACACCCCGAGCTTGTTCGACAACGCGACGGTCTCACGAAAAGCCTTGTGCACGTCGGCATGCCGTGTCAGCGCCCAGAAGTTGCGTTCCTCGTTGCGGTACAGCGGCGCCTCGTCGCGCAGCCGCTTGTAGTACGGATACGGGTCCTCGTGGAAGTCGTAGTCATACGGGTCGAGGACCAGCTCGACGGGCCGTTCTCCGGTCGCAGCGGGCATCAGTTTTCGTCTCCCAGAATCAAGCCGACCACGTAGGACATCCGGTCGGCAACTTGGTGATAGGTCAGGGTGCCGCTGCCGGCGTGCACGAGCGCGCCGTAGTACGTCATCTCCAGCGCCGAGACGATCCGCGGATCGGAATCGGGGCCGAGCGCGGACTTGATGCGTTTGTGGATCTCGGCGCCGATACGGTCACGCACCGGGCGCACCCCGGCGTCGTTGGACAGCACGGCGGTGGTGCAGGCGACCGCCACCTCGGGTTCGTCGGCGATCACCAGTGCCAGGCTGCGCAGCGCCTGCTCCACCCGGCGAAGTCTGGTGTCGTTGACATCGGTGAAGAACGGCGCCTGCTTGACCAGGTCGAGGTACACCTCGGCGATCAGATGGTTTTTCGACGAGAAGTAGGTGTAGGCCGTCGCCGGTGCGACCTTGGCCCGCGCCGCGACCGCACGCACGGTCAGGTCGGAGTAGGACGTTTCCCGCAGCATTTCGACGCCGGCGCGCAGCACTTTGCGGAAGGTCTCTTCCTGGCGGCGGTTGCGCGGAACGTCGGAACCGTCACGTGTGACGGCTACCACGGTATCGCTGGACACATGTCCAAGATATCGGTGCAGGCGTCGGATAAGCAAGCGCAGCGGTCAAAGTACCTGTTCAGTGGCTATGTATCGGCGTAGCCGGGAAGGACCTTGCACCGCGCCCGGGTCTACGACTAAGGTTCGACTGACTAATTCTCGGACATGTGTCCAACGAAAAGGCGGGAGTCGCGGATGGCGATAGCAGCCGACAACAGCAGCGATCTCTTCATCGACGGGAAGTTCGAAGCGGGCGGAAACGGCCGGTATCCGACGATCAACCCGGCGACCGAAGAGGTGCTGGGCACGGCCGCCGACGGCGATGCCGCGGACATGGACCGGGCCATCGAGGCCGCGCGCCGCGCCTTCGACACCACCGACTGGTCGACCAACACCGAGCTGCGGGTGCGCGGTATCCGGCAGTTGCGCGATGCGATGAAGGCCAACATCGAGCAGCTGCGCGACCTCACGATCGCCGAAGTGGGCGCCCCGCGGATGCTGACGTCGGCGGCCCAGCTCGAGGGCCCGGTCGACGACCTGTCGTTCAGCGCCGATACCGCCGAGGCCTACGAGTGGCGCCAGGATCTCGGTGTCGCCGCCCCGATGGGTATCAAGACCCAGCGCACCATCGCGCGGGAGGCCGTCGGTGTCGTCGGCGCGATCACCCCGTGGAACTTCCCGCATCAGATCAACCTGGCCAAGCTGGGCCCCGCGCTGGCGGCAGGCAACACCATCGTTCTCAAGCCCGCGCCCGATACCCCTTGGTGCGCAGCAGTTCTCGGTGAGCTGATCGCCGAGCACACCGACATCCCGCCGGGCGTGGTCAACATCGTCACCTCCGACGACCACTCGGTGGGCGCGCTGCTGTCCAGCGACCCGCGGGTGGACATGGTGTCGTTCACCGGATCCACCAACACCGGGCGCGCGGTGATGGCCGCCGGCGCCGCCACCATCAAGAAGGTGTTCCTGGAACTCGGCGGTAAGTCGGCGTTCCTGGTGCTCGACGACGCCGATCTGGCCGGGGCCTGCTCGATGTCGGCATTCACCGCCTCCATGCATGCCGGACAGGGCTGCGCGATCACCACACGTCTGGTCGTCCCGCGGGCCCGCTACGACGAAGCGGTCGAGGCAGCTGCCGCGACGATGGCCGGCCTGGCCCCCGGCGACCCGAACAACCCTGGAACCATCTGCGGCCCAGTCATTTCCGAGCGACAGCGTGACCGGGTGCAGTCCTACCTCGATCTGGCGATCGAGGAGGGCGGCCGGTTCGCCTGTGGCGGGGGCCGGCCGGCCGGCCGGGACACGGGCTTCTTTATCGCACCGACGGTGATCGCCGGGCTGGACAACAACGCCCGGGTGGCGCGCGAGGAGATCTTCGGGCCGGTGCTGACGGTGATCGCCCATGACGGCGACGACGACGCGGTCCGGATCGCCAACGACTCGCCGTTCGGTCTGTCCGGCAGCGTGTTCAGTGCCGATCCCGAGCGCGCCCAGGCGGTCGCCAACCGGCTGCGGGTCGGCACCGTCAATGTCAACGGCGGTGTCTGGTACTCCGCGGACGTGCCGTTCGGCGGTTACAAGCAGTCCGGCGTCGGCCGCGAGATGGGCCTGGCCGGCTTCGAGGAGTACCTCGAACTGAAAGTCATTGCCACAGCCGTGTAGGTCATGCCGAGTGGCCACTTGTGACACGCGAATCAGTGGAATGCGTGCGCTAACTGGCCACTCGACCCGAGAGAGGAACGCACATGGGACAGTTTGACGAGAAGGTGGCCATCGTCACCGGTGCCGGCGGCGGCATCGGGCAGGCCTACGCCGAGGCGCTCGCCCGCGAGGGAGCGGCCGTCGTGGTCGCCGACATCAACATCGAGGGCGCGCAGAAGGTCGCCGACGGCATCAAGGGCGAGGGCGGCACCGCGCTCGCGCTGCCCGTCGACGTCAGCGACCCGGTTTCGGCCAAGGCGATGGCGGATCAGACGCTCGCCGAGTTCGGCGGGATCGATTACCTGGTCAACAACGCCGCGATCTTCGGTGGGATGAAGCTGGACTTCCTCATCACCGTCGACTGGGACTACTACAAGAAGTTCATGAGCGTAAACCTCGACGGCGCGCTGGTGTGCACCCGCGCGGTCTACCGCAAGATGGCCAAGCGCGGCGGCGGCGCGATCATCAACCAGTCCTCGACCGCGGCATGGCTGTACTCGAACTTCTACGGGCTGGCCAAGGCCGGGGTCAACAGCCTCACCCAACAGCTCGCCACCGAGCTCGGCGGCCAGAACATCCGGATCAACGCGATCGCGCCCGGCCCGATCAACACCGAGGCCAACCGCACCACCACGCCGCAGGAGATGGTCGCCGACATCGTCAAGGGAATTCCGTTGTCCCGCATGGGTGAAGTCGACGACCTGGTGGGCATGTGCCTGTTCCTGCTGTCGGATCAGGCCAAGTGGATCACGGGCCAGATCTTCAACGTCGACGGCGGACAGATTTTCCGCTCATGACGGCCGGCGACGTGAAGGTCGGCTACATCGGGCTGGGAAACCAGGGCGCGCCGATGGCCAAACGGCTCACAGCGTGGCCCGGCGGGCTGATCGTCTTCGACGTCCGGCCCGACGTGATGGCGCCGTTCGCCGAACTCGGGGCCACGCTGGCCGGCAGCGTCGCTGATGTCGCGAACGCCGACGTCATCGAGGTGACCGTGCTCAACGACGAGCAGGTGCGCGATGTGGTCGCCCAGCTCGCGGAGCACGCCAAGCCCGGAACCGTCATTGCCATCCACTCGACCATCGAGCCGAACACGGCCGCTGAATTGGCTGAGCAGTTGCGGCCCAAGGGTATTCACATCGTCGACGCACCGGTCAGCGGCGGCGCCGGTGCTGCTGACAAGGGTGAGCTGGCCGTCATGGTCGGCGCGGACGACGACGCGTACGAACGGGTCAAGCCGGTGTTCAAACAGTGGGCCTCATTGGTGGTCCGCGCCGGTGAGCCGGGCGCCGGCACCCGGATGAAGCTGGCCCGGAACATGTTGACCTTCATTGGTTTTGCCGCCGCCTGCGAGGCCTCCAGGCTGGCCGAGGCGGCCGGAATCGACCTGCAGAAGCTCGGCCGGGTGGTCCGGCACAGCGACGCCCAGAGCGGCGGTCCCGGCGCCATCATGGTCCGCGACGACACCGCACCGCTGGAGTCCGATCACTTCATCTACAACATGTTCATCCACACCCGCGGGCTGGCCGAGAAGGATCTGAAGTTGGCTCTGGGCCTGGGCGAAGCCACCGGCGTGGAACTGCCGCTGGCCGAGATCGCGCTACGAGACCTGGCCGCCGGGCTGGGCGTCCCCCACACGAAGGAGTGACGATGGACGAACTGCGCCGCAAGGGCCTCGAGAAGATGAACGAGGTCTACGGCTGGGAGATGCCCAATATCGAGGGCAACCCGTACTTCGACCTGACCGTCGAGCATCTCTTCGGCAGCATCTGGACGCGCCCGGGTCTGTCGATGCGCGACAAGCGGATCATGACGCTGACCGCCGTCGCCGCCCTGGGCATCGACGATCTCGCCGAGATCCAGTCCAACGCCGCCCTGCACAACAACGAACTCACCGCCGACGAGCTCAAGGAGATGGCGATCTTCTTGACCCACTACCTCGGCTTCCCGCTGGGCTCGAAGTTCGACGGCGCGGTGGGCCGGGTGGTGGCCAAGCGTGCCAAGGCCGCGGAGAAGGGCGAGGGCGAGAATAAGAAGGCCAACGTCAACGCCGCGGTGAAGATGCACAGCGGCAAGAATCTCGAGGACTGAGAGCGGCGCCGATAACACCACGTCGGTTAAGGCAACGGTAAGGAAACGCCCGGATCGCAAACCTTTATCGGGCCGTGTCCTAAATGTGACATCTGTAGACCACTGTTACCAAAGTGAAATGGAGACCTACCCGGTCTCGATGACGGTAGGAGTGGCGATGACTTCCCTGGCCTATGACTCGTGGACCTGCCCGACAATGCTCAGCCTGTGGGAAGAGCCACCCACCAAGCGATCCAACGTCGTTCACCGCGTGTCGAACTGGATCGGCTTCGTCGACACCACGGTCCGGATGTCCTACCCCCTGGTGGCCACCGCGGCCGTCGTCTTCGCCGTCTTGATGTGGCCCGCGCACGATGCGCCGTCGCACCCGGCCACCGTCAATGCGACGACGCCGAGTTCCGTCCCACTGCCGCAGCCGTAGGCGCGTCACGCGTCAGTGCGCCGCCGACCCAGCGGCGCAGGTAGCGCCGCAACTGCACGCCTTGCCGTGGCGGCCGCCCCGGATCGAGGGTGAACGACTGGATGGTCCTGAGCAGATGCTCGGCCAGCTCGGTGAGGTCATCGTCGCCGAATCCCGCTGCGGCCCAATCGACATCGAAGCGGCCCAGCATCGACACACCGAATGCCAGTGCCACGTCGGAGGTGATCTCCGCGCTGAAGGCACCCGCGCGTTCGGGACCCAGCAGCAGACCCATGTGCTTGTCCTGGGGCAGTGCCTCCACCGCCGTCGCAATCGCCTCGGTCACCGCCTCGGCCGGATCGGTCATACCGGCCACGCGCGCCGCGATCCGGTCGAGGAATCCGGTGGTGGCCTGCATGGCCGCGGCCTGGAGCAGCGCGTCGGTGCTGGGGAAGTAGCGGTACACCGTTTGGCGGGTGACGCCCAGGGTGCGGGCGACGTCGGCGATGCTCAGATCGGCGCCGTGGGTGTCGATGGCTTTGTTCGCGGCCGCCAGGATCCGCGCGACGGCCTCGTCGTCGGTTGCGGGCGCTGACCCCGACCAGCCGTGGGTGCGCACCTCAGGCGCCCACTGCTGCTGAGTAACCCACCGCGCCGAAGAACAGCACGACAATGCACAGGCCAAGCGTTCCCACCGCGAACGGCCAGGCGCGCTTGCGGCGGGCGAGCGCGATGATGGTGACGATCATGCCGACCAGACCGACCACGGCGGCCACGCCGAGCGCTGTGAAGACGGCCGTGGCGGCGCCTTCTGCGCTGCACGTCGCCGGCGGGCAGTAGTCGAGGAAGGCCAGCGAGAAGATCCCGAAGAACACTGCCGCTGCGCCCATCAGGATCGTGACCACCATGACGATGATCGAGGTCGTCATGTCGGTGGTCGACCGTTGTGGCGGGGCGGGCGGGGGATAACCCGGGTATCCCGGATACGGCGGGTAACCGGGAGGAGGCGGATAGCCGGGATAGCCCATGACCGGGCATCGTATCGGCGAGCCGACCTCAGTGATACGAGACCGGCAGATCCTTGACGCCGTTGACGAATCCCGACCGCAGCCGCTCGGGCTCGCCGAGCTTGCTGATGTCGGGGATCTGGTTGGCGATCTCGTCGAAGATCAGCTTGATCTCCATGCGCGCCAGGTTCGCGCCCACGCAGAAATGGGCGCCGTTGCCGCCGAAGCTCATATGCGGGTTCGGGTCGCGCAGGATGTTGAACCGGAAGGGCTCTTCGAAGACGTCCTCGTCGTAGTTGGCCGAACTGTAGAACAGGCCGGCGCGCTGGCCCTTGCGGATCGTCACGCCGCCGAGTTCCACGTCGGTGAGTGCGGTGCGCTGGAAGCAGTGGATCGGTGTGGCCCAGCGGATGATCTCGTCGACCGCGGTCGCGGGGCGCTCACGTTTGAACAGCTCCCACTGGTCGGGGTTGTCGAAGAACGCATTGATGCCGTGCGTCATGGCATTTCGGGTGGTCTCGTTGCCGGCCACCGCGAGCAGGATGACGAAGAACGCGAACTCGACCTCCGAGAGCGACTCACCATCGATGTCGGCCTGCACCAGCCGGGTGACGATATCGTCGGCCGGGCACTGCCGCCGCTGCTCGGCCATCGTGTAGGCGTAGCCCATCAGTTCGGCATTGGACACCGTCGGGTCGTTCTCGAAGTCGGGGTCTTCGCTGTTCATGATGCTGTTGGTCCAGTGGAACAGCTTCTGGCGGTCTTCTTCGGGAACCCCGATCAGGTCGGCAATCGCCATGAGCGGCAACGGCATCGCGATATCGTCGACGAAGTTTCCGGAGCCCTTCTCAGCTGCGGCAGCCACGATGTCGCGGGCCGCCAGCGCCAGCTTCTCCTCCAGGGCGGCCACCGAGCGCGGGGTGAACAGTCGCGATACCAGCTTGCGCAGCCGGGTGTGTTCGGGAGCGTCGTGGTTGATCAGTAGGGCCTTGGTGAGCTCGAGGCCTTCTTTGGGGGTGCCTTCGGGGAACCGCATGATGACGCCCTGGGCGTTGGTGGACCACAGATGGCTGTCGCGGGAGATGGCCTTGATGTCGCGGTGCTTGCTGATCACCCAGTAGCCGCCGTCGTCGAAGACGTTGGTACCCGCGGGCTGCTCGTTCCACCACACCGGCGCGGTCTTGCGCAGCTGCGCGAGCTGGGTGACCGGCATGCCCTCCAAAAGGACGTCGGGGTCAGTGAAGTCGAAACCCTGGCCAAAGGGGCAGACACCTGCGGTCATGGCTTACCTCGCGATTCGTGTGATGTAGGGCACCTCATTAGACCATACACCGATGCAAAGTGTGTATGCCCTAGGTGGCCGCGGGGCCGACGCGACCGCGGGTAGGTTCGGCTGATGGCCGACCGCCCCGAACTCGACGAACTGCTGGCGCGACGTGCGTTGACCGAGGATGCGGCGCGACCGGACGCGGTGGCCCGCAGGCATGCCGCCGGAGGGCGCACGGCCAGAGAGAACATCGCCGACCTCATCGACGACGGGTCGTTCGTCGAGTACGGGCGCTTCGCCATCGCCGCACAGCGGCAGCGCCGCGACCTCGAGGACCTGATCGCCCGCACGCCCGCCGACGGGCTGGTGGCCGGCACGGCGCAGATCGACGGTCGGCCGTGCGCGGTGCTGTCCTACGACTACACCGTGCTGGCCGGCACCCAAGGCGTGTACGGGCACCTCAAGAAAGACCGCCTCTTCGAGATCATCGAGCGCCTGCGGCTGCCCACCGTGTTCTTCGCCGAAGGCGGCGGCGGACGGCCCGGCGACACCGACCATCCGACGGTGTCCTCTCTGGAGGTCCGGGCGTTCAAGTTGTGGGCCGCGCTGTCGGGAGTGGTACCGCGCATCGCAATCGTCAAGGGCCGATGCTTCGCCGGCAACGCCGTCATCGCCGGATGCTCGGATCTGATCGTGGCGACCGCCGACACCTCGATCGGCATGGGCGGGCCGGCGATGATCGCCGGTGGCGGACTGGGCGAGGTCGCCCCCGAGGCGGTCGGGCCGATCTCGGTGCAGGCACCCAACGGTGTGGTCGACGTCGTCGTCGCCGACGAGGCCGAAGCCGTCGCCGTCACCAAACGGTTGCTGGGCTACTTCCGCGGACCGGTCGCCCCGGGCACCGCAGCCGACCAAACCGCTTTGCGCACAATCGTTCCCGAGCGAGCCCGCCGGGCCTACCCGGTGGCCCCGGTCATCCAGACGATCGCCGACCAGGACTCGGTGACGTTCCTGCGGGAGAAGTTCGCACCCGAGATGGTGACGGCCCTGGCCCGCATTGACGGCAGGCCGGTCGGGGTGATCGCCAACAACACCATGGTGATGGCAGGTGCGATCACCGCCGCGGCGGCCGACAAGGCGGCCAGGTTCCTGCAGCTGTGCGACACCTTCGGCATCCCGATCGTCTCGCTCATCGACTGCCCCGGCTACATGGTCGGCCCGGCGGCCGAAGCCGACGCGCTGGTGCGGCGGGCGTCGCGGCTGCTGGTCGCCGGCGCCGCGTTGCGGGTGCCGATGGTGGCGGTGGTGCTGCGCCGCGGTTACGGCCTCGGCGCGCAGGCCATGACCGGCGGCAGCCTGCGTGAACCGCTGCTGTCGGTGGCCTGGGCAGGCGCCCACCTCGGCCCGATGGGGCTCGAGGGCGCGGTGCGGCTGGGAATGCGCAAGGAACTCGAGGCCATCGCCGACGACGCCGAGCGCGAGGAACGGGTGCGCCAGGCCACCGCCGCTGCCCAGGAGAACGCCAAGGCGCTCAACGCCGCGGCGATCTTCGAGATCGACGACGTCATCGACCCTGCGGACACCCGGGGCCTGATCGCGGCGACCCTGGCCGCGGCGAGCGCGCAGGGTGAACTGCCGCCGCTGCGCCGGTTCGTCGACACCTGGTGATCTAGGGTGTGCGTGTGCGCGTCCTCGTGATCGGATCCGGTGCCCGCGAACACGCTCTGCTGTTGGGCCTCCGAAGAGACCCGCAGGTGGAGTTCCTGGCTGTCGCGCCGGGTAACGCGGGTACTGCCGCGGTCGCCGAACAGCACGACGTCGACATCACCTCCGCCGACGCGGTCAGCGCGCTGGCCCGGAAACTTGCCGTCGATCTGGTGGTCGTCGGTCCCGAGGTGCCGCTGGTGCTCGGCGTGGCCGACGCCGTCCGCGCGGCGGGCATCGCCTGTTTCGGCCCGTCCAGGGACGCCGCCCGCATCGAAGGCTCCAAAGCGTTCGCCAAAGACGTGATGGCCGCGGCCGGGGTGCGCACGGCCACCAGCGAGACCGTCGACAACCCGGCCTATCTCGACGCCGCCCTCGACCGGTTCGGTCCCGCGGTCGGGCAGCCGGCCTGGGTGGTCAAGGACGACGGCCTGGCCGCGGGCAAGGGCGTGGTGGTCAGCGCCGACCGCGATGCCGCGCGGGTCCACGCCGCCGAGCTGCTCGAGTCCGGGCACCCGGTGCTGCTCGAGTCCTTCCTCGACGGCCCCGAGGTCTCGCTGTTCTGCCTCGTCGACGGTGCGACCGTGGTTCCGCTGTTGCCCGCCCAGGACTTCAAACGCGTCGGCGACAACGACGCGGGACCCAATACGGGTGGGATGGGCGCATATTCGCCGTTGCCGTGGCTACCCGAGGCGGTGCGGGCCGCCATCGTCAGCGACGTCGTCGAACCGGTCGCCGCCGAACTGGTCCGCCGCGGCTGCCCGTTCTCCGGTCTGCTCTACGCCGGTCTGGCGATCACCTCCAACGGCCCGGCCGTCGTCGAATTCAACTGCCGTTTCGGTGATCCGGAGACGCAGGCGGTGCTGGCGTTGCTGGAATCGCCGCTCGGTCAGGTGCTGCACGCCACGGCGACCGGCACGCTCGCACAGTTCGGCCCGCTGCAGTGGCACGACGGCTATGCCGTCGCCGTCGTACTGGCCGCCGAGAACTATCCCGGCCGCCCGCGGGTCGGGGACGCGATCACCGGCTCGGACACACCCGGCGTGCTGCACGCCGGCACCGCCCGCCGCGACGACGGTGCCGTCGTCTCCTCCGGGGGCCGGGTGCTCTCGGTGGTCGGCACCGGTGCCGACCTGCCGGGCGCACGCACGGCCGCCTACTCCGTCATGTCGTCGATCAAGTTGCCGGGCAGCCACTTTCGCACCGATATCGGTCTCGCCGCAGCCGAGGGCCGGATCACCCTGCCAGGCCGGCAATGACCCTCGACCGCCGCGCCGCGTTCAACGCCGAGCGTGCTGGCCTGTTGTCCTTCTGTGCCGCACTGCAACCCGCCGAGTGGCGGATGAACAGCCTGGCGGCCGGCTGGAGCATCCAGGACGTCGTGGCCCACCTGGGCACCGGCTGTCACGCGGTGTTCAGCCCTTCAGCGGCGAAAGTGTTGCGCACCAACCCTGTCGAGCGCGCCAACGACCTGATGGTGGACACCCGGCGAAACTGGTCCTCGGCTGACGTGCTGGCCGAGTACCGGCGCTGGAGTCGGGTGTTCGGAGCGGTCGTCGGGACCGCAGGCCGGTCACCGCTGGGCGGCCTGCAGGCGCCCCTGGCCGACCTCGGCAAGTTCCCGGTGCGGCTGCTGCTCGGCGCATTGGTATTCGACCACCACACCCACCTGCGTCACGACATGGCGCCGGCGCTGGGCCGGCCCGCGCCGGGTACCGATGCCAACCGGATGGCCGTCGTCCTGGAATGGATGATGGCGGTGCTGTCCAATCAGCTTCGTGCGCAACCACTTCCGTTCCTAAACCGGCCGCTGTCGATCACTCTAAGCGGTCCCGGCGGTAACACCTGGCAGGTGCTGCCCGACGGCTCGGTGAGCGCCGGTGCTGACGGCTCCACCGCGGCGCAGATCACCGGGGTGGCCCTCGAGTTCCCGCAGTGGGGAACCCGGCGGGCCAGCTGGCGCGACCGCGACGTGAACATCACCGGAGACACCGGCTACGCCGAGGCGTTCCTCGACGCCGTCGACATCGTGTGAGTCACGCCGTCAGAAGCGGAGCCATCCAGGCGAGTTCGGCGGGCAGCTGCGCACTCCAGAACCCGGCGTCGTGGCCGCCGGGGGAGAAGCCGCCGGCGGGCGGATTCGGCAGCTGCGCGATGAACTGCTTGGTGGCGGCGTAGAACGGATCGCTGGTGCCGCAGTCGATGCGGATCGGGATCGAGGCCAGCGCCGGCAGGCCGAACACACTGTTGGCGGCGAAGTCACCGGGTCCGTCGAAGGCGCCGGGAGCGGCCGCACCCGAGGAC encodes:
- a CDS encoding cytochrome P450, with product MKEVRRVSGGEEEHGHLEEFRTDPIGLMKRIREECGDVGWFQLAGKKVILLTGAEANEFFFRSSDEDLDQAEAYPFMTPIFGEGVVFDASPERRAEMLHNTALRGDHMKGHAVTIEREVRKMIENWGDSGEIDLLEFFAELTIYTSTACLIGPKFRNQLDSRFANYYHLLERGTDPLCYVDPYLDIESFRIRDEARAGLVELVQGVMDQRIANPPKDKSDRDLLDVLVSIKDGDGNAQFTANEITGMFISLMFAGHHTSSGTSSWTLIELLRHPEVYAQVQQELDDLYSDGQEVSFHALRQIPKLENVLKETLRLHPPLIILMRVAKGEFEVEGYPIHQGDLVAASPAISNRIPEDFPDPDGFDPTRYDKPMEADVLHRWTWIPFGAGRHRCVGAAFAQMQIKAIFSVLLREYEFEMAQEPDSYQNDHSKMVVQLARPARVRYRKRTS
- a CDS encoding SDR family oxidoreductase encodes the protein MPRFEPNPARRPALVAGASSGIGAATALELASRGFPVALGARRVEKCQELVDQIRSNGGEAVALPLDVTDADSVKGFVHGATEALGEIEVLVAGAGDTYFGRLYEISPDDFDSQLQIHLVGAFRLANAVLPGMIDRQRGDVIFVGSDVSLRQRPHMGAYGAAKAGLVAMVTNLQMELEGTGVRASIVHPGPTKTSMGWSLPGELIGPALEDWAKWGQARHDYFLRAADLARAISFVAETPRGGFIVSIEVQPEAPLSDAPKERQQLKYREES
- a CDS encoding TetR/AcrR family transcriptional regulator → MSSDTVVAVTRDGSDVPRNRRQEETFRKVLRAGVEMLRETSYSDLTVRAVAARAKVAPATAYTYFSSKNHLIAEVYLDLVKQAPFFTDVNDTRLRRVEQALRSLALVIADEPEVAVACTTAVLSNDAGVRPVRDRIGAEIHKRIKSALGPDSDPRIVSALEMTYYGALVHAGSGTLTYHQVADRMSYVVGLILGDEN
- a CDS encoding SDR family oxidoreductase, with translation MGQFDEKVAIVTGAGGGIGQAYAEALAREGAAVVVADINIEGAQKVADGIKGEGGTALALPVDVSDPVSAKAMADQTLAEFGGIDYLVNNAAIFGGMKLDFLITVDWDYYKKFMSVNLDGALVCTRAVYRKMAKRGGGAIINQSSTAAWLYSNFYGLAKAGVNSLTQQLATELGGQNIRINAIAPGPINTEANRTTTPQEMVADIVKGIPLSRMGEVDDLVGMCLFLLSDQAKWITGQIFNVDGGQIFRS
- a CDS encoding aldehyde dehydrogenase gives rise to the protein MAIAADNSSDLFIDGKFEAGGNGRYPTINPATEEVLGTAADGDAADMDRAIEAARRAFDTTDWSTNTELRVRGIRQLRDAMKANIEQLRDLTIAEVGAPRMLTSAAQLEGPVDDLSFSADTAEAYEWRQDLGVAAPMGIKTQRTIAREAVGVVGAITPWNFPHQINLAKLGPALAAGNTIVLKPAPDTPWCAAVLGELIAEHTDIPPGVVNIVTSDDHSVGALLSSDPRVDMVSFTGSTNTGRAVMAAGAATIKKVFLELGGKSAFLVLDDADLAGACSMSAFTASMHAGQGCAITTRLVVPRARYDEAVEAAAATMAGLAPGDPNNPGTICGPVISERQRDRVQSYLDLAIEEGGRFACGGGRPAGRDTGFFIAPTVIAGLDNNARVAREEIFGPVLTVIAHDGDDDAVRIANDSPFGLSGSVFSADPERAQAVANRLRVGTVNVNGGVWYSADVPFGGYKQSGVGREMGLAGFEEYLELKVIATAV
- a CDS encoding cytochrome P450, producing MPAATGERPVELVLDPYDYDFHEDPYPYYKRLRDEAPLYRNEERNFWALTRHADVHKAFRETVALSNKLGVSLDPISRTPEAHRTMSFLAMDDPAHLRLRTLVSKGFTPRRIRELEPRVLQLTTEHLDAALESESFDFITEFAGKLPMDVISELVGVPKEDRQHLRALADGVMHRDDGVADVPPAAIEASINLFVYYADMVAQRRKKPHDDLTTALIEAEIDGDRLTDDEIMAFLFLMVVAGNETTTKLLGNAAFWGWKNPDQLATVHADHSRVPLWVEETLRYDTSSQILARTVVKDIEYYGTTLHDGDVLLLVPGAAHRDERVFDEPDAFHIGRDIGSKLLSFGSGAHFCLGAHLARMEARMALEEFFKRIRSYEIDEANAVRVHSSNVRGFANVPITVKKA